From one Patescibacteria group bacterium genomic stretch:
- the trmD gene encoding tRNA (guanosine(37)-N1)-methyltransferase TrmD: MKKFEIVSIFPQALNSYFEVSILKRAQEKKLIKITSHNLRDFTTDKHRKVDDKPYGGGAGMVMMAEPILKALKFLKALPNKTSARKKVRTILLAANGQLFNQATAKKLAKYDKLVLICGRYEGVDARVEKFIDEKISVGPYVVTGGELPAAIIIDAVSRMVPKVVGKEESINNESFSNTSSEVQGTSGEKYLEHPHYTRPEKLVIHKKNYKVPKVLLKGNHKLIIDWRSKNSFKVIKKSPG, translated from the coding sequence AAACTCTTATTTTGAGGTTAGTATTTTAAAACGGGCGCAGGAAAAAAAATTAATTAAGATTACCAGCCATAATTTACGTGATTTTACTACGGATAAGCATCGCAAGGTGGATGATAAGCCTTACGGCGGGGGAGCCGGTATGGTTATGATGGCTGAGCCGATTTTAAAAGCTTTAAAATTTTTAAAAGCTTTGCCTAACAAAACCAGTGCCCGAAAAAAAGTTAGAACTATTTTATTGGCCGCCAACGGCCAATTGTTTAATCAAGCAACGGCTAAAAAGTTAGCTAAGTATGATAAGTTAGTTTTAATTTGTGGTCGCTATGAAGGGGTGGATGCCAGGGTAGAAAAATTTATTGATGAAAAAATTTCTGTCGGACCTTACGTAGTAACAGGCGGTGAATTGCCGGCGGCTATAATTATTGATGCCGTATCAAGAATGGTACCTAAGGTAGTTGGTAAGGAAGAGTCTATAAACAATGAATCGTTTTCTAATACTAGTAGTGAGGTACAAGGAACGAGTGGTGAAAAGTATTTAGAGCATCCTCATTATACGCGTCCGGAAAAATTAGTTATTCATAAAAAGAATTATAAAGTCCCTAAGGTATTGCTGAAGGGCAATCATAAATTAATTATTGATTGGCGCTCTAAAAATTCATTTAAAGTAATCAAAAAATCACCAGGCTAA